One Bacteroidota bacterium DNA window includes the following coding sequences:
- a CDS encoding type IX secretion system plug protein domain-containing protein: protein MTKFILYALHSFMFIMTIPIVYAQNSPFPNPELLISDDVNIKSIDIQNISGNYQLPYAKLGEQFIISFDDLDSDQKNYYYTVEHYDSNWEKSDIFDNDYIEGYNEGEITDYAYSFNTLKKYTHYSFKFPNRDMKVLVSGNYLLKVYLDDPDEPSFIRRLVIYEDIVNIGAKVDRATVVNKRDFEQQINFTLNHRDINIENPSEEIKVSILQNNTWDNAIYDLKYQYLGNNTLIYNYYDKSNFKGGNYFYHLDTKSIRTAGLYTDFIRLEDIYHTFLYTNVPRNSDPFTTQQDYNGGFVIRSVDGGDTKTEGDYSNIHFSLKTVYPHDNSKIYVYGAFNDWRLEEENRLKYDEQRGVYSTSFLLKQGYYDYKYIVIDNGEFHPDAISGSFYQTENNYTIIVYYKSMDSRFDRVIGFYQLRSENLF from the coding sequence ATGACAAAATTCATACTTTACGCACTGCACTCCTTCATGTTTATCATGACAATCCCCATTGTTTACGCTCAAAATTCACCCTTTCCCAACCCCGAATTATTGATCTCTGACGATGTAAATATTAAATCGATCGATATTCAAAATATAAGCGGTAATTATCAGTTACCATATGCAAAACTTGGAGAACAATTCATTATTAGCTTCGATGATCTGGATTCTGACCAAAAAAACTATTATTATACTGTAGAACACTATGATTCTAATTGGGAAAAATCAGATATTTTCGACAATGACTATATTGAAGGATATAACGAAGGAGAAATAACAGATTATGCATACTCCTTTAATACCCTCAAAAAATACACCCACTATAGTTTTAAATTTCCCAATCGCGACATGAAAGTATTAGTCTCAGGGAACTACCTGCTAAAAGTATATCTCGACGACCCCGATGAACCTTCTTTTATCAGACGTTTAGTTATCTATGAAGATATTGTTAATATAGGAGCTAAAGTTGACAGGGCTACTGTTGTAAATAAACGAGACTTTGAACAACAGATAAACTTCACTCTGAATCACAGAGATATTAACATAGAAAACCCCTCGGAAGAAATAAAAGTAAGTATATTACAAAACAATACCTGGGATAATGCCATATATGATCTGAAATATCAATATCTGGGAAATAATACTTTAATTTATAATTACTACGATAAAAGCAACTTTAAAGGAGGTAATTACTTTTATCATCTTGACACAAAAAGTATCCGTACTGCGGGACTTTATACCGACTTTATAAGACTGGAAGATATTTATCACACCTTTTTATATACAAATGTACCGAGAAACTCAGATCCATTCACTACGCAACAGGATTACAACGGAGGTTTTGTAATAAGGTCTGTCGACGGAGGAGATACTAAAACTGAAGGCGACTATTCAAATATTCATTTTTCCCTAAAAACAGTTTATCCTCACGATAATTCAAAAATATACGTTTACGGAGCATTCAACGACTGGCGGCTTGAAGAGGAAAACCGACTTAAGTACGATGAACAGCGGGGTGTATATTCTACCAGCTTCCTTCTCAAGCAAGGTTATTACGACTATAAGTATATTGTAATTGACAATGGTGAATTTCATCCTGATGCTATTTCCGGATCTTTCTATCAAACCGAAAACAATTATACAATTATTGTTTATTACAAAAGCATGGACAGTAGATTTGACAGGGTGATAGGTTTTTACCAACTTAGATCTGAAAATCTATTTTAA
- a CDS encoding Na(+)-translocating NADH-quinone reductase subunit A, translating into MSQDIRIKRGVDIKLKGKAEKMFANVPQAKVFALRPDDFHGVTPKLTVKVGAQVKAGDSLFYSKYDDRIKFTSPVSGEVVEIVRGAKRKILEVKVLVDSEVTYKEFQIKESSKEDVTEILLESGAWVFIKQRPYDVIANPSDKPKAIFISGYNSAPLAADYDFALQGKEKSLQKGIDVISKLTTGKVNLSVDGSQSSSVFQNISGVELHNVTGPHPAGNVGVQIHHIDPVNKGERVWTVTPQDLVIIGDLFLTGKFNAERVVALTGSEVSQPRYVKTIAGTSIENILKDNLKSTNVRVISGGPLTGTKISQDGYLGYYDNQITVLPEGKTHRFFGWVPWLYNNIFSMAGSSFASTGKEYAMDTNKNGETRGFVVTGEMEKVFPFDIYPMYLVKSIMYNDIGEMENQGIYEVAPEDFALAEVINTSKIDIQKIVREGLDVMIKEVG; encoded by the coding sequence ATGTCACAAGACATTCGTATAAAGAGAGGCGTTGACATAAAGCTTAAAGGTAAAGCTGAAAAAATGTTCGCCAATGTCCCTCAAGCGAAAGTGTTCGCCTTACGACCAGACGATTTTCATGGAGTTACTCCAAAATTGACTGTTAAAGTAGGTGCACAGGTAAAAGCAGGGGACTCTCTTTTTTACTCAAAGTACGACGATAGAATTAAATTTACTTCACCGGTTAGTGGTGAGGTAGTTGAGATTGTACGTGGTGCAAAGCGTAAAATTTTAGAGGTAAAGGTCTTAGTAGATTCTGAGGTCACTTACAAAGAATTTCAAATAAAAGAATCTTCAAAAGAGGACGTTACTGAAATTTTATTAGAAAGTGGTGCTTGGGTATTTATTAAGCAACGTCCGTATGATGTTATTGCAAACCCATCGGACAAACCTAAGGCAATTTTTATTTCAGGTTACAATAGCGCGCCTCTTGCGGCTGACTATGATTTTGCTCTACAAGGCAAGGAAAAATCATTACAAAAAGGTATAGATGTTATATCTAAACTTACAACCGGTAAAGTTAATTTATCAGTAGATGGTAGTCAATCATCATCTGTTTTTCAAAACATTTCAGGAGTTGAATTACACAATGTAACAGGTCCGCACCCTGCGGGTAATGTTGGTGTTCAGATCCATCACATCGATCCCGTGAATAAAGGGGAGAGAGTATGGACCGTAACACCTCAGGATCTTGTTATTATTGGGGACTTATTCCTTACAGGGAAGTTCAACGCTGAAAGGGTTGTTGCATTAACAGGTTCAGAAGTAAGTCAACCACGTTATGTGAAAACTATTGCAGGAACAAGTATTGAGAATATCTTAAAAGATAATCTTAAGAGCACTAATGTTCGTGTTATCAGTGGTGGACCATTAACGGGGACAAAAATTTCACAAGATGGTTATCTGGGGTATTACGATAACCAAATTACAGTTCTTCCGGAAGGAAAAACACATCGTTTCTTCGGATGGGTGCCATGGTTATACAATAATATTTTCAGTATGGCCGGCTCTTCTTTTGCTTCAACAGGAAAAGAGTATGCAATGGATACCAACAAAAACGGTGAAACTCGTGGTTTTGTAGTTACCGGTGAAATGGAAAAAGTTTTTCCATTCGATATTTACCCTATGTATCTCGTAAAATCTATCATGTACAATGATATTGGAGAGATGGAAAATCAGGGTATTTATGAAGTAGCTCCGGAGGATTTTGCTTTAGCAGAGGTAATTAACACTTCAAAAATCGACATCCAGAAAATCGTTCGCGAAGGGTTGGATGTAATGATTAAGGAAGTAGGATAA
- a CDS encoding NADH:ubiquinone reductase (Na(+)-transporting) subunit B, translated as MKFLRDAFDGIKPDFMPGGKREKFYPVFETIETFFFTPDHVTTSGSHIRDGVDIKRLMTVVVLALFPALFFGMYNIGYFHFEQLVALGQQDSYTFMEAFLFGLWKLLPIIIVSYAVGLGVEFIFAMFYGHGIHEGYFVTGMLIPLIVPVDLPLWMLAVAIVFGVVIGKEIFGGTGMNILNPALVVRAFLFFAYPTFMSGDKVWVAGASEVDGMSGATILGQLGSGGDAALQVGSVNHVYSVMDMFVGLIPGSIGETSTIAILIGAVMLLLSGVASWRIILSGIIGGTVMSFLFQLWGANPLMDFGWKHMLVGGFAFGLVFMATDPVSATQTNTGKWIYGFLIGFLSILLRVLNGFPEAVMLVILLLNVFAPTIDHYVVQASVKRRNKRVEDKIKKALSA; from the coding sequence ATGAAATTTTTAAGAGACGCATTTGACGGTATCAAACCGGATTTCATGCCCGGAGGTAAAAGGGAGAAATTTTATCCGGTATTTGAGACCATTGAAACGTTTTTCTTTACTCCTGATCATGTAACCACTTCCGGTTCGCATATTCGTGATGGTGTAGATATAAAACGTTTGATGACCGTTGTGGTTCTTGCTCTTTTTCCCGCTTTGTTTTTTGGGATGTACAATATTGGGTACTTCCATTTTGAGCAGCTAGTGGCCTTAGGACAGCAAGATTCTTATACGTTCATGGAAGCATTCCTTTTCGGATTATGGAAATTGCTTCCAATTATCATAGTATCCTATGCTGTTGGGTTGGGTGTTGAGTTCATCTTTGCGATGTTCTACGGACACGGAATCCACGAAGGATACTTTGTAACAGGAATGTTGATTCCATTAATTGTACCGGTTGATTTGCCACTTTGGATGCTTGCTGTAGCAATCGTTTTTGGTGTAGTAATCGGTAAAGAGATTTTTGGAGGAACAGGAATGAATATTCTTAACCCTGCATTGGTAGTACGTGCATTCTTATTCTTTGCTTATCCAACATTTATGTCGGGTGATAAAGTTTGGGTTGCCGGGGCTTCTGAAGTAGATGGTATGTCTGGAGCAACAATTCTGGGACAATTAGGTTCAGGAGGTGATGCTGCATTACAGGTAGGTAGTGTTAACCACGTATATTCAGTAATGGATATGTTTGTTGGACTAATACCGGGATCGATAGGTGAAACTTCAACAATTGCAATTTTAATAGGAGCAGTAATGTTATTGCTTTCAGGTGTTGCAAGCTGGAGAATTATTCTTTCAGGAATTATCGGAGGAACAGTAATGAGTTTCCTTTTCCAATTATGGGGAGCAAACCCACTGATGGATTTCGGATGGAAACATATGTTGGTAGGTGGTTTTGCTTTTGGTCTTGTATTTATGGCTACCGATCCGGTATCGGCTACACAGACAAATACAGGAAAATGGATTTATGGTTTTCTAATTGGATTCTTATCTATCCTGCTTCGTGTACTAAACGGATTCCCTGAAGCTGTTATGCTTGTAATCTTGTTACTTAATGTATTTGCACCAACAATCGATCACTATGTGGTTCAGGCTAGTGTAAAACGTAGAAACAAGCGTGTTGAAGATAAAATCAAAAAAGCATTAAGCGCATAA